In one window of Juglans regia cultivar Chandler chromosome 3, Walnut 2.0, whole genome shotgun sequence DNA:
- the LOC118348003 gene encoding uncharacterized protein LOC118348003 has protein sequence MAAPSALPSSEGPTGGDGGSLSYVQIVSKVVTPSTFKMSKAAEDFRFAIVLKFVRMRPTIDDIRLAIIKSWGLLEIPTDFDLRKESTLAPQWIFLPGLPLHMYRADFLQILATRFGRFLGIDNATLHRTRASGARMCVEIDLKDEPVQRFPIVMANKKVWQEVRYERPGFYCTKCWRQGHTAVVCRASEEAMRKGCDVSKGVGRKMWQEIPKQKSLQGVPGDGLKEAQKEDGVVMEVVNGKEVVDPREETEKIVSKERGNIDMKMVEEPCEEEEVVEQPSIQMLRDVEAVRGVGSDMDLILVDAYNSPRSGGRGQVEMVSEVLDMECHLQSVTVEEPPDLYGTDVEEEANVLDLAKNKGYDSDSVSQQDKLQRLVSSLGFDGFYSNEGAGGKIWILWIAPYDFEVVSVSTQMVTGWFVLDGTRTLVSFVYMKCTQLDQRELWEQLVGCRAAGDPWIVMGDFNIIREDRERVGGCPRAAQAMDDFNLCIDQCGLVELNYHGNPLSWCNGQEGIARKWVRLDRVLMNVAFSARFNLVQMEYIKHKTSDHSLMVIRLSLVNNRYGPSPFRFQKMWCSHGSFQKLVKETWKQPTVGSGMVKLAAKLKRLKVELRIWNKSVFGRVDTNIQELDAKMDRRRGSVISQMRLADGTMLDSAEKVHLGAVEYFTNFLTDMPQVVHADLSPLVGLEISEEDNSSLCRRPSEEEVKEAVFSIPEYSSPGPDGMFVRRPRFE, from the exons ATGGCGGCGCCCTCTGCCCTTCCTTCATCGGAAGGGCCTACTGGAGGAGATGGCGGATCTCTGTCTTATGTTCAGATTGTTTCGAAGGTGGTGACACCTTCAACGTTTAAG ATGTCAAAGGCTGCAGAGGATTTTCGGTTTGCTATTGTTCTGAAGTTCGTGCGGATGAGACCTACGATTGATGATATACGATTGGCGATTATTAAGTCCTGGGGATTACTGGAGATTCCTACG GATTTTGATTTGCGAAAAGAATCAACGCTCGCGCCTCAGTGGATATTTCTGCCAGGATTGCCTCTTCATATGTATCGGGCGGATTTTCTGCAAATTCTAGCAACCAGGTTTGGACGGTTTTTGGGGATTGATAATGCTACGCTGCATAGAACCAGAGCGTCGGGGGCTCGAATGTGTGTGGAAATAGATTTAAAAGATGAACCGGTTCAACGTTTTCCTATTGTAATGGCTAACAAAAAAGTTTGGCAGGAGGTTCGGTATGAAAGACCTGGCTTCTATTGCACCAAGTGCTGGCGTCAGGGTCATACGGCAGTTGTATGTCGAGCTAGTGAAGAGGCTATGCGTAAGGGATGTGATGTGTCAAAAGGGGTGGGGAGAAAAATGTGGCAAGAGATTCCAAAACAGAAGAGTTTGCAGGGGGTTCCAGGAGATGGGTTGAAGGAAGCCCAGAAGGAAGATGGGGTTGTAATGGAAGTAGTTAATGGGAAAGAGGTAGTCGATCCTAGGGAGGAAACAGAGAAAATTGTTAGCAAAGAGCGAGGGAATATTGATATGAAAATGGTGGAGGAGCCCtgtgaggaggaggaggtggtagAGCAACCTTCAATCCAAATGCTGCGGGATGTTGAGGCTGTTCGGGGGGTTGGTTCTGATATGGACTTGATTCTAGTTGATGCTTATAATTCACCGCGTAGTGGGGGCCGTGGTCAAGTTGAGATGGTCTCTGAGGTGCTTGATATGGAGTGTCATTTACAGTCGGTTACAGTAGAAGAGCCACCAGATTTGTATGGTACTGATGTGGAAGAGGAAGCGAATGTTCTTGATTTGGCCAAAAATAAAGGATATGATTCTGACTCTGTTTCGCAACAGG ATAAGCTTCAGCGTTTAGTTAGTTCATTGGGTTTTGATGGTTTTTATTCTAACGAGGGTGCAGGGGGCAAAATTTGGATTTTGTGGATAGCTCCATATGATTTTGAAGTTGTTAGTGTGTCAACGCAGATGGTTACGGGGTGGTTTGTGTTAGATGGGACACGGACGTTGGTTTCTTTTGTTTACATGAAATGTACTCAGCTGGATCAAAGAGAGTTATGGGAGCAGCTGGTTGGTTGTAGGGCTGCTGGAGATCCATGGATTGTTATGGGGGACTTTAACATTATACGAGAGGACCGGGAACGTGTGGGGGGCTGTCCCCGAGCTGCTCaagctatggatgattttaatttgtgtattgatcAATGTGGTCTAGTTGAGCTGAATTATCATGGTAATCCTCtctcatggtgtaatgggcaggaGGGGATTGCACGAAAGTGGGTGAGGCTTGACCGCGTGCTTATGAATGTGGCCTTCTCGGCTCGATTTAATTTGGTGCAGATGGAGTATATTAAACACAAGACATCGGACCATAGTCTTATGGTGATTCGTTTATCCCTTGTTAATAATAGGTATGGGCCTTCTCCGTTTCGGTTCCAAAAAATGTGGTGTTCTCATGGTTCATTTCAAAAGTTGGTAAAGGAGACATGGAAACAGCCTACGGTAGGATCGGGAATGGTTAAATTGGCTGCAAAATTGAAGCGACTTAAGGTGGAGCTGCGGATATGGAATAAATCGGTGTTTGGGAGAGTGGATACTAATATTCAGGAGCTAGATGCGAAAATGGAT CGTAGGCGTGGTTCAGTTATTTCGCAGATGAGGTTGGCAGATGGGACTATGTTGGACTCGGCAGAGAAGGTGCACTTGGGGGCGGTggaatattttactaatttccTAACAGACATGCCGCAGGTTGTTCATGCAGATCTTTCTCCTCTTGTGGGATTGGAAATCTCAGAGGAAGATAATTCCAGTTTGTGCCGTAGGCCTTCGGAAGAGGAAGTGAAGGAGGCCGTTTTCTCGATTCCAGAATATAGTAGCCCTGGTCCGGATGG GATGTTTGTGAGGCGTCCAAGGTTCGAGTGA